The sequence TCGCCGCCGGGGTGGCCGTCGCCGCGGCCGGCGCGGCGGTCCTGGCGGGAGGCCTGGCATGATCGGCGACGCGGATCTCACCCTGGCCGCGCAGGTGCTGGACGCCTGCCGGGCCCGGGGGCTGACGCTGGCGACGGCGGAGAGCTGCACCGGCGGGCTGGTGGCGGCGGCGCTGACCGCGATCGCCGGCTCCTCCGACGTGGTCGAGCGCGGCTTCGTCACCTATTCCAACGCGGCGAAGGCCGAGCTGCTGGGTGTGCCGACGCGGCTGATCGCCGACAAGGGCGCGGTCAGCGCCGAGGTCGCGGCGGCGATGGCCGGGGGCGCGCTGATCCGCGCCCGGGTCGGCCTCGCCGTCTCCATTACCGGCATCGCCGGGCCGGGCGGCGCCACCCCGGGCAAGCCGGTGGGGCTGGTGCATTTCGGCTTGGCCCGGCAGGGTGCTGGGACGCGCACGGAACGGCGCGTCTTCGCCGGTGACCGGGCCGCGGTCCGGGCCCAGGCGCTGCGGCTGGCGCTGGAGCTGCTGCTGGCCGGCGCGCAAGCTGCAAAAACCGCATCCCCCCACGCCGGCTGACGAATGTTGCGGGCCATCAGCCCCCGGATTGGCCGCTGACCGAGGGCGGTATTCTCGCTTCTGGAATTTGCAGCAATGCTGCCTTTGCTGTATTTTGCAGCATCACAGGAGAGACCGCTGCCATGTCGTCATACTCCACCAGCGACCTGTCGCGCAGGTCAGGCGACATCATCGCCGAAGCCCTCCGGCACCCGGTCACGATCCCCCAGCGGAACAAGCCCCGGCTGGTCCTTATGGCGATCGAGGTTTTTGAGCGCCTGCCCCGCCGGGCGGAAGACCCGCGCAAGGTCTATGTCTCGGGCGAGGAACCCGCCGATGTTCGCGCGGAGCTTCTGGCCGCCTTGGACGACATCATCGACGACCGGCGCGATGGCGACGCCTAGAACCGGTCAGCTCATCTGGTATCCGTACCTTTGGGCCCGGCAGCAGGCAGCCGGCGAGACCGAAGGGCGAAAGGATCGCCCCTGTTGCATGCTGCTGCCGGTACGGAAGGCCGGATCGAAGGAAACCGTTCTCTACCTTCTGGCCGTCAGCACGGTTCCACCGACCGATCGCGACGGTGCGATCGAAGTGCCTGAGATCGAGCGCCGAAGGGGCGGACTTTCGGAATGGAAAGCCCGCTGTTGGGTTTACGTCAACGAGTATAACCGCGACGTGGCCGAGCGCTCGTTCTACCTCGACCCCACCGCCGATCCGATCGGGGCTTTCGGTGCCTCGTTCGTGAACAAGATCGCTGTCGCATTCAGGGCGGCTGTGCTGGCCAAGGCTTCCGCCGCAGTCGATCGTCAGGACTGATCCGGCGGAGCGGTCGGCTCCGGGCCGGATCTCAGGCGCGCAAGCTGCGAAAACCGCATCCCCCCACGCCGGCTGACGCGGGTTGCCGGCCGGCGGGGCGCACCGCATCATGGCCGGCGAGACTCACACGAAAGTAGCGTGCCAGTGCGTCTGAACTCGGCCTCGAGCCTCTGGCCCTTTCTCGCCTTCGGCGCCCTGCTCCTGTTCGCCTTTCCGGCTTCCGCGGCCCCCGGCTTCGAGAGCGCGCGCTGCGTCTTCGCCGTGCCGCGCGGCGAGCGGGCGACCTGCGGCTTCGTCGCCGTGCCGGCGCATCGCGAGGGCGCGCGCGGCCGCAGCATCCGCCTCTATGTCGCGGTGCTGCACAGCCAGGCCCCGTCGCCGCTGCCGGACCCGGTGATCTTCCTTAACGGCGGCCCCGGCGACGCCGCCTTCGGCGACGATGCCGACACCTGGTGGCAGATCAGCCGCCCGATCCGGGAGTCGCGCGACTTCATCGTCTTCGACCAGCGCGGCGTCGGCCAGTCGCGGCCCAGCCTGGACTGCCCGGAGCTGGACCGCATCGCCGAGCGGAACTGGAAGCCGGGGATGGGCCGGGCCGAGGTTCTGGCGCTGGAGCGGCCGGCGGCGCTGCGCTGCCACGACCGCCTGACCCGGTCCGGCATCGACCTGTCGGCCTACACCACAGCCGAGGCCGCGGCCGATGTCGACGACGTCGCCGCCGCGCTGAACTACGAGAGCTACAACCTGATCGGCGTCTCCTACGGCACCCGGGTGGCGCTGGCGGTGATGCGCGACTTCCCCGACCGGGTTCGCAGCGCGGTGCTGGACAGCGTCTATCCGCCGGGGATCTTCGACCTCGACACCCAGCCGGCGCTGATCGCCCGCGTGTTCCGCCGGCTGTTCGGCGAGTGCAGGTCCAGCCCCGATTGCGACAACGCCTATCCGCTGCTGGAAGCGCGCTTCGACGGCATGCTGGCGCAGCTGCGGTCCCAGCCGGAGACGGTGCGCCAGGGCCGGCGCACCGTCCGGGCCGATGACGGGATCGTGCTCGACGCGCTCTACGCCACCTTCTACGATCCCACCGTCCTTCCGGAGCTGCCGGACCTGATCGACAAGGTGGCGCGCGGCGACCTCGCCGCCCTCGCCCCCTGGATCGGCCCGGTGTTCAGCGGCGGGCCGAACCGGTCCGACGGGCTGGCGCTGAGCGTCGCCTGCAGCGAGAGCTGGCCCTTCGCCACCCGCGACGCGCTGGCGGCGTCGGTGGCCGCCTCCGAGCCCTATGGCGACAACGCCGCCTATGCGCTGGAGTGGCAGGTCTGCGATTCCTGGCACGTGCCGCCGATCTCGGCGGTGGATGCGGTGGCGGTGTCGAGCACCACGCCGAGCCTGCTGCTGGCCGGCAGCTTCGACCCGATCACCCCGCCCGAATACGCCTATATCGCGGCGCGGACCCTGACCAATGGCCGGGTGGTGGAGTTCCGGGCCGGCAGCCATTCGATCCTGACCACCGAGAGCTGCGCGCCGGAGCTGGTGGCCCGCTTCATCGAGATGCCGGCGTCGCCGCTGGATTCGTTGTGCGCCGACCGCACCCTGGCGCCGCGCTTCACCGCGGCCGGGCTGGCGGATCAGCCCTCGGCCGCCGCCGCGGGCACCGAGGCGCGGTCGCCGTAGAGCGCCCGGGCCCGGGCCTCGAAGGCGGCGACCATGCGGCGGAAGGCCTCGTGGAACACCGCGCCGATCAGGGTCTGCAGCACCCGCGAGCGGAACTCGAAATCGACATGGAAGTCGATCTCGCAGCCGGCGGGATGCGGCAGGAAGCGCCAGCAATTGGTCAGCCGCTTCATCGGCCCGTCGACGTAGGAGACGTCGATCTGCCGGCCAGGCGTCAGTGTGACGCGGCTGGTGTAGCGCTCGCGGATCATCTTGAAGCCGATGACGAGGTCGGCCAGCAGCACATTGCCCTCGCGCTTGCGGATGCGCGCGGCGAGGCACCAGGGCAGGAAGCTTGGATAGGCCTCGATATCCGCCACCAGCTCATAGAGCTGCTGCGGGGTGAAGGGCAGGACGCGGCGTTCGGTGTGTGACGGCATGATGGATCCGCGGGACGCTCGATGGTCTAGATTAGACCGTCGGCGGCGTCCCGCCAGTGCGACCTTCAGGCGCCCCGAGCCAGAGCGACCAAGTCGATCGATCCAGACGCTGCCGCCAGCTTGGCCAGGCGGGCGGCCTTCAGCTTCTCGAAATCGGCGCCGGCGTGATAGGAGGACCGGGTCAGCGGCGAGGCCGAGATCATCAGGAAGCCCTTGCCCCGCCCGATCCGCTCATAGCTCTGGAACTCCTCAGGCGTGACGAAGCGGTCCAGCCTGGCGTGCTTCGGCGTCGGCTGCAGGTACTGGCCGATGGTCATGAAGTCGACATCGGCGGCGCGCAGGTCGTCCATCACCTGCCCCACCTCCTCCGCCGTCTCGCCCAGGCCCACCATGATGCCGGACTTGGTGAAGATGGTCGGGTCCAGCTCCTTCACCCGCGACAGCAGCTGCAGCGAGGTGAAATAGCGGGCGCCGGGCCGGATCGAGGGATACAGCCGGGGCGCGGTCTCGAGATTGTGGTTGAAGACGTCCGGGCGCGCTTCGACAACGATCTCAACGGCTCCCGGCTTGTTCTTGAAGTCGGGAGTGAGGATCTCGATGGTCGTGTCCGGGGACGCGGCGCGGACCGCGCGGATGGTCTCGGCGAAATGCCGGGCGCCGCCGTCGTCCAGATCGTCGCGGTCGACCGAGGTGATGACGATGTGGCTCAGCCCGAGGCGGCCGCACGCCTCGGCGACGTGCTGCGGCTCATGCGGATCGAGCTGGTCGGGCCGGCCGGTGGCGATGTTGCAGAAGGCGCAGGCCCGGGTGCAGATCGAGCCCAGGATCATCACCGTGGCATGGCCTTTGGCCCAGCACTCGCCGATATTGGGGCAGGCCGCCTCCTCGCACACCGTGTTCAGCTTGAGGTCCCGCATCAGCCGGCGGGTCTCGTGATACTCGGCCGAGACCGGCGCCTTGACCCGGATCCAGGCCGGCTTGCGCGGCACCGGATTGTCCGGGCGATGGGCCTTCTCGGGGTGGCGGAGATGGGGCTCTACAGCGGACATGGTCCGTCCTTGCGGGTTGCGGCCTGGCTCGGCGGCGCCTCACCCAAAGATGGGCAAACGCCGCCGGAAGCCAAGTTCGCTTTGATCAATAGTGGATTGCGCGGCCGTAGGCGTCCAGGACGCTCTCATGCATCATCTCGCTGAGCGTCGGATGCGGGAAGATGGTGTGCATCAGCTCCGCCTCGGTCAGCTCGCCGGTCTTGGCGACGACGTAGCCCTGGATCAGCTCGGTGACCTCGGCGCCGACCATGTGGGCGCCCAACAGCTCGCCGGTCTTGGCGTCGAACACGGTCTTGACCATGCCCTCGGGCTCGCCCAGCGCGATCGCCTTGCCGTTGCCGATATAGGGGAAGCGGCCGACCTTGACCTCGTATCCCGCCGCCTTGGCCTTCGCCTCGGTCAGCCCGACCGACGCCACCTGCGGCGTGCAGTAGGTGCAGCCCGGGATGTTGGTCACGGTCATCGGGTGCGGGTGCTGGCCGGCGATCTTCTCGACGCAGATCACGCCCTCGTGGCTGGCCTTGTGCGCCAGCCAGGGCGCGCCGGCGACGTCGCCGATGGCGTAGACGCCGGGCTCGTCGGTCTCGAGATACGGGCCGACCACGATATGGCCGCGGTCGACCTTTACCTTGGTGTTCTCGAGGCCGATGTTCTCGACATTGCCGTCGATGCCGATCGCCAGGATCACCCGGTCGGTGGTGATGGTCTCGGTCTTGCCGCCGACCTCGATGGTGGCGGTGACGCTGTCGGCACCCTTCTCCAGCTTCTGGGTCTTGGCGCCGACCAGGATGCGCATGCCCTGCTTCTCGAACTGCTTCTTGGCGAAGGCCGAGATCTCCTCGTCCTCAACCGGCAGCACGCGGTCGAGCATCTCGACCACGGTCACCTCGGCGCCCATGTTGCGGTAGAAGCTAGCGAATTCGATGCCGATGGCACCGGAGCCGATGACCAGCAGCGATTTCGGCATGGTCGGCGGAACCATCGCCTCCTTGTAGCTCCAGATCAGCTTGCCGTCGGCCTCCAGCCCCGGCAGGTTTCGCGCCCGGGCGCCGGTGGCGATGATGATGTGCTTGGCCGCGAGCGTCTCCTTGCCGCCGGCCTTCAGCGTCACCTCGACCTTGCCGCCGCCGAGCAGCTTTCCGGTGCCGTCGAACACCGGCACCTTGTTCTTCTTCAAGAGGTGCTTGACGCCGCCGGACAGCTGCGAAGCCACCTTGCGCGATCGTTCGACCACTTTCTTAAGATCGAATCTGATGTCCTTGGCCGAAAAGCCATATTGGTCGAGATGCTTCAGCAGGTGCGAGATCTCGGAGGAGCGCAGCAGCGCCTTGGTCGGGATGCAGCCCCAGTTCAGGCAGATGCCGCCCAGATGCTCGCGCTCGACCAACCCGGTCTTCAGCCCCAACTGGGCGGCGCGGATCGCGGCGACATAGCCGCCCGGGCCGCCGCCGATCACCAGGACGTCGAAGCTGGTATCAGCCACTGTCGTGTCTCCTTGCTGCCTCCCGCGTCCCGGCGGAGGCTGTCACGGGGTCGCCGGTCGGGGGCCGGTTCGCGCCGGCCCCCGCGACCGGTCAGAGCATCATGCTGAGCGGGGCTTCGACGAGCGCCTTGAAGGCGGCCAGGTACTCG comes from Inquilinus sp. Marseille-Q2685 and encodes:
- the lpdA gene encoding dihydrolipoyl dehydrogenase, whose translation is MADTSFDVLVIGGGPGGYVAAIRAAQLGLKTGLVEREHLGGICLNWGCIPTKALLRSSEISHLLKHLDQYGFSAKDIRFDLKKVVERSRKVASQLSGGVKHLLKKNKVPVFDGTGKLLGGGKVEVTLKAGGKETLAAKHIIIATGARARNLPGLEADGKLIWSYKEAMVPPTMPKSLLVIGSGAIGIEFASFYRNMGAEVTVVEMLDRVLPVEDEEISAFAKKQFEKQGMRILVGAKTQKLEKGADSVTATIEVGGKTETITTDRVILAIGIDGNVENIGLENTKVKVDRGHIVVGPYLETDEPGVYAIGDVAGAPWLAHKASHEGVICVEKIAGQHPHPMTVTNIPGCTYCTPQVASVGLTEAKAKAAGYEVKVGRFPYIGNGKAIALGEPEGMVKTVFDAKTGELLGAHMVGAEVTELIQGYVVAKTGELTEAELMHTIFPHPTLSEMMHESVLDAYGRAIHY
- a CDS encoding alpha/beta fold hydrolase; the encoded protein is MPVRLNSASSLWPFLAFGALLLFAFPASAAPGFESARCVFAVPRGERATCGFVAVPAHREGARGRSIRLYVAVLHSQAPSPLPDPVIFLNGGPGDAAFGDDADTWWQISRPIRESRDFIVFDQRGVGQSRPSLDCPELDRIAERNWKPGMGRAEVLALERPAALRCHDRLTRSGIDLSAYTTAEAAADVDDVAAALNYESYNLIGVSYGTRVALAVMRDFPDRVRSAVLDSVYPPGIFDLDTQPALIARVFRRLFGECRSSPDCDNAYPLLEARFDGMLAQLRSQPETVRQGRRTVRADDGIVLDALYATFYDPTVLPELPDLIDKVARGDLAALAPWIGPVFSGGPNRSDGLALSVACSESWPFATRDALAASVAASEPYGDNAAYALEWQVCDSWHVPPISAVDAVAVSSTTPSLLLAGSFDPITPPEYAYIAARTLTNGRVVEFRAGSHSILTTESCAPELVARFIEMPASPLDSLCADRTLAPRFTAAGLADQPSAAAAGTEARSP
- a CDS encoding type II toxin-antitoxin system RatA family toxin, with protein sequence MPSHTERRVLPFTPQQLYELVADIEAYPSFLPWCLAARIRKREGNVLLADLVIGFKMIRERYTSRVTLTPGRQIDVSYVDGPMKRLTNCWRFLPHPAGCEIDFHVDFEFRSRVLQTLIGAVFHEAFRRMVAAFEARARALYGDRASVPAAAAEG
- a CDS encoding CinA family protein, producing MIGDADLTLAAQVLDACRARGLTLATAESCTGGLVAAALTAIAGSSDVVERGFVTYSNAAKAELLGVPTRLIADKGAVSAEVAAAMAGGALIRARVGLAVSITGIAGPGGATPGKPVGLVHFGLARQGAGTRTERRVFAGDRAAVRAQALRLALELLLAGAQAAKTASPHAG
- the lipA gene encoding lipoyl synthase, coding for MSAVEPHLRHPEKAHRPDNPVPRKPAWIRVKAPVSAEYHETRRLMRDLKLNTVCEEAACPNIGECWAKGHATVMILGSICTRACAFCNIATGRPDQLDPHEPQHVAEACGRLGLSHIVITSVDRDDLDDGGARHFAETIRAVRAASPDTTIEILTPDFKNKPGAVEIVVEARPDVFNHNLETAPRLYPSIRPGARYFTSLQLLSRVKELDPTIFTKSGIMVGLGETAEEVGQVMDDLRAADVDFMTIGQYLQPTPKHARLDRFVTPEEFQSYERIGRGKGFLMISASPLTRSSYHAGADFEKLKAARLAKLAAASGSIDLVALARGA